Sequence from the Arthrobacter pigmenti genome:
GCCGTCGGCGAACTTCCCGTGACGCCACGGAGGAAGGGGCTTCTCTTGGGTGGACTGGCTCATGGTTCCCCTTCTGACTTCGCAGTACGACGACGGCGCGCACCCACCCGCGCGCCGTCGTACTGGTCTCTAGCGGCCCTGCGGCTCGTTGTCGGCGTTGTCAGCGTCAGTCTCAACCGAACGGCCCTGGGGCTCGTCCTCTTCGCTCGCTTCACCGAGGGCTTCGAAGCGCTTCAGGGACGCCTCCACTTCTGCCTCAGCGGCCTCCCGGCCGTCCCAGTCCGCAGCCTCAACCCATTTGCCCGGCTCAAGGTCCTTGTACTTGCGGAAGAAGTGCTCAATTTCGTCCAGCAGGTACTGCGAAACGTCCTTGATGTCCTGAATGTGATCGAAACGCGCGTCAACGGGGACGCAGAGCACCTTGGCGTCGCCGCCGCCGTCGTCGACCATGTTGAACACGCCGATGGGGCGGGACTCCACCAGGACGCCCGGGTGAAGGTCAAAGTCCTGCAGCAGCACCAGTGCGTCCAGCGGATCGCCGTCCTCGCCGAG
This genomic interval carries:
- a CDS encoding inorganic diphosphatase — its product is MKLDVTIEIPKGSRVKYEIDHETHRLRLDRVLFTSMQYPTHYGYFENTLGEDGDPLDALVLLQDFDLHPGVLVESRPIGVFNMVDDGGGDAKVLCVPVDARFDHIQDIKDVSQYLLDEIEHFFRKYKDLEPGKWVEAADWDGREAAEAEVEASLKRFEALGEASEEDEPQGRSVETDADNADNEPQGR